A single window of Mycolicibacterium madagascariense DNA harbors:
- a CDS encoding aminotransferase class III-fold pyridoxal phosphate-dependent enzyme: protein MTTDFGLTVDRRQRDVDTDLRRRAAAVVPNGMYGHLNMTALPAIPQFISRSRGARLWDVDGNEYVDLMCSWGPVILGHDDPVVEGAAERQRRQGDCLNGPAPVMVELAETMVATIADADWAMFAKNGTDATTMCCTIARAETARTMILVAKGAYHGAAPWCTPSPVGVTPADRANFLQYEYNDIASIRAAVGEHADDVAAIIVSPFRHDAGFDQELVDPTFAREVRAYCDELGAALILDDVRAGFRLHHGGSWEPLGVRVDLTPWSKSIANGYALAAVTGTDRFREAAGSIFVTGSFWMGAVAMAAGVATIDELGRRDAVARMRETGTQLHSGVLASAEAWGFDVSYTGPAQMPNLLFRSDVDYELAIAFSAEAQARGVYVHPKHNWFVSAALSADDLDMALTGLDGAFGALRARYPRTAA from the coding sequence GTGACCACCGATTTCGGCCTGACCGTCGACCGTCGCCAGCGCGACGTCGACACCGATCTGCGCCGCCGCGCCGCCGCCGTCGTCCCGAACGGCATGTACGGGCACCTGAACATGACTGCGCTACCGGCAATTCCGCAGTTCATCTCGCGGTCGCGCGGCGCGCGGCTGTGGGACGTCGACGGCAACGAGTACGTGGACCTCATGTGCAGCTGGGGCCCGGTCATCCTCGGCCACGACGATCCGGTCGTCGAGGGGGCCGCCGAGCGTCAGCGGCGGCAGGGCGACTGCCTCAACGGCCCCGCGCCGGTCATGGTCGAGCTCGCGGAGACCATGGTCGCCACGATCGCGGATGCGGACTGGGCGATGTTCGCCAAGAACGGTACCGACGCAACGACCATGTGCTGCACCATCGCTCGGGCCGAGACCGCGCGGACGATGATCCTGGTGGCCAAGGGCGCCTACCATGGCGCCGCCCCGTGGTGCACGCCGTCGCCCGTAGGTGTCACGCCTGCCGACCGGGCCAACTTCCTGCAGTACGAATACAACGACATCGCCTCGATCCGGGCTGCCGTCGGTGAGCACGCGGACGACGTCGCCGCGATCATCGTCAGCCCCTTCCGGCACGACGCCGGTTTCGACCAGGAACTCGTCGACCCGACCTTCGCGCGCGAGGTGCGGGCCTACTGCGACGAGCTCGGCGCGGCGTTGATCCTCGACGACGTGCGCGCCGGCTTCCGCCTGCATCACGGTGGCAGCTGGGAGCCGTTGGGCGTGCGGGTCGACCTGACCCCGTGGAGCAAGTCGATCGCCAATGGCTACGCGCTGGCCGCCGTCACCGGTACCGACCGCTTCCGGGAGGCCGCGGGCAGCATCTTCGTGACCGGGTCGTTCTGGATGGGCGCCGTGGCGATGGCGGCCGGTGTGGCCACCATCGACGAGCTCGGCCGACGCGACGCCGTGGCCCGAATGCGGGAGACCGGAACGCAATTGCACTCCGGCGTCCTCGCCAGCGCCGAGGCGTGGGGGTTCGACGTCAGCTACACCGGCCCCGCCCAGATGCCGAACCTGCTGTTCCGCAGCGACGTGGACTACGAGCTCGCCATCGCGTTCAGCGCCGAGGCGCAGGCCCGTGGCGTCTACGTCCACCCCAAGCACAACTGGTTCGTGTCGGCGGCCCTGAGTGCCGACGATCTCGACATGGCGCTCACCGGTCTCGACGGCGCGTTCGGCGCGCTGCGCGCCCGATATCCGCGCACCGCAGCCTGA
- a CDS encoding nucleoside/nucleotide kinase family protein has protein sequence MDVNDIGRRLAADGAMTVLLDGRSGAGKTTFAAALRAAWGVGTVVHLDDVYPGWDGLRAASEHVERELLVPRRAGRPGRWRRWDWTAAASAEWHLVAPDEPLLVEGCGALTVENRALADYGIWLDCAESLRRHRALARDGATFAANWDRWAAQESEHIARNDPRALADVALTAA, from the coding sequence TTGGACGTCAATGACATCGGCCGTCGGCTCGCTGCCGACGGGGCCATGACGGTGTTGCTCGACGGACGGTCGGGGGCGGGCAAGACGACGTTCGCCGCCGCATTGCGGGCGGCGTGGGGTGTCGGCACGGTCGTCCACCTCGACGACGTCTATCCCGGCTGGGACGGACTGCGGGCGGCCTCGGAGCACGTCGAGCGGGAGCTGCTCGTCCCGCGTCGCGCAGGTCGCCCGGGTCGTTGGCGACGCTGGGACTGGACGGCCGCGGCGTCCGCCGAATGGCATCTCGTCGCACCCGATGAGCCCCTGCTCGTCGAGGGATGCGGCGCGCTCACCGTCGAGAACCGGGCGCTGGCCGACTACGGGATCTGGCTCGACTGCGCCGAGTCGCTCCGCAGACACCGCGCCCTGGCGCGCGACGGCGCCACCTTCGCCGCGAACTGGGATCGCTGGGCGGCCCAGGAGTCCGAGCACATCGCCCGCAACGACCCCAGGGCACTGGCCGACGTCGCGCTGACCGCTGCGTGA
- a CDS encoding TetR/AcrR family transcriptional regulator, which produces MPSARTAKARGRAAHLGPERRRPQVLDAALEITVEQGVAQVTIGSIAERMGVTRPVVYACFEDRVALITALLERETAALTESLMVALQSARGADPQSAFVTGYQLLLRAVAERPNSWRVVFSASPDPAVAGRFAKVRAQLGEATSASIGPVLSRWWGIDDAEAKLPILVEFFMSTCEAAVRSLLDDANPWGADDLGELYGRMVSTAFGAA; this is translated from the coding sequence ATGCCCAGCGCCCGCACTGCCAAGGCCCGTGGCCGGGCGGCCCACCTCGGCCCGGAACGGCGCCGACCGCAGGTGCTGGACGCGGCCCTGGAGATCACCGTCGAGCAGGGCGTCGCCCAGGTGACGATCGGCTCGATCGCCGAACGCATGGGCGTCACCCGGCCCGTCGTCTACGCCTGCTTCGAGGATCGGGTCGCGCTCATCACCGCGCTGCTGGAACGCGAAACTGCCGCTCTCACAGAGTCATTGATGGTCGCGCTGCAGTCCGCCCGCGGTGCGGATCCGCAGTCGGCGTTCGTCACCGGCTACCAGCTGCTGCTGCGCGCGGTCGCCGAACGGCCCAACTCCTGGCGGGTGGTGTTCTCCGCCAGTCCCGATCCGGCGGTTGCCGGTCGGTTCGCCAAGGTCCGGGCCCAGCTGGGCGAGGCGACGTCCGCGTCGATTGGCCCCGTGCTGAGCCGGTGGTGGGGCATCGACGACGCCGAGGCCAAGTTGCCCATCCTGGTCGAGTTCTTCATGTCGACCTGCGAGGCGGCGGTCCGCTCACTGCTCGACGACGCCAATCCATGGGGCGCCGACGACCTTGGGGAGCTCTACGGGCGGATGGTGTCGACGGCCTTCGGCGCCGCCTGA
- a CDS encoding NADPH-dependent F420 reductase: protein MRIGIIGAGQIGGTLTRRLRELGHEVNVANSRSPETLAELAHETGATAVWARDAATDADLVIVSIPQKNVPDLADGIVDGRKPGAPVIETNNYYPQQRDGEIAEIEDGQVESAWVAEQIGAPVYKVFNGIWWKHLFEKGLPSGSAHRIALPVAGEDGPGRDVVHGIVDALGFEPVHAGSIADSWRQQPGTPVYGKDFDADATRAALAEASPERTAEWSARTP from the coding sequence GTGAGGATCGGCATCATCGGGGCGGGGCAGATCGGCGGCACGCTGACGCGGCGACTGCGCGAACTGGGACACGAGGTGAACGTGGCGAATTCGCGTTCCCCCGAGACGCTCGCCGAGCTCGCGCACGAGACGGGCGCGACCGCGGTGTGGGCCAGGGACGCCGCGACCGACGCCGACCTCGTCATCGTGAGCATTCCGCAGAAGAACGTTCCCGACCTCGCGGACGGCATCGTCGATGGCCGCAAGCCGGGTGCCCCCGTGATCGAGACCAACAACTACTACCCGCAGCAGCGCGACGGTGAGATCGCCGAAATCGAGGACGGTCAGGTCGAGAGCGCCTGGGTCGCCGAGCAGATCGGCGCCCCCGTGTACAAGGTCTTCAACGGAATCTGGTGGAAGCACCTGTTCGAGAAGGGCTTGCCGAGCGGCTCGGCGCATCGCATCGCGCTCCCCGTCGCCGGGGAGGACGGGCCGGGTCGGGACGTGGTGCACGGCATCGTCGACGCACTCGGGTTCGAGCCGGTCCATGCCGGGTCGATCGCCGACTCGTGGCGCCAACAGCCCGGAACCCCGGTGTACGGGAAGGACTTCGACGCAGACGCCACGCGTGCGGCGCTCGCGGAGGCCTCGCCCGAGCGCACGGCCGAATGGAGTGCCCGCACCCCGTAG
- a CDS encoding class II aldolase/adducin family protein produces MAQSPIRAMADLNELRVDVAARCRELACHGMALAGAGNVSVRTDEHVLVTRSGLRLDSAAPEDITVVTLAGRVIEGARPSSEVGLHLGIYERSAARAVVHTHGRSSVAVGLVCDAMPLVHYNLLRLGGRLPTVPYHLFGSEELADAVGTAVAAGFGTVLMRNHGAVSSARSLAEAVEHACLLEWLCDVYLAASSLGPPALLDDDDLAAVAAQSQRLTYGG; encoded by the coding sequence ATGGCGCAGTCCCCCATTCGTGCAATGGCGGACCTGAACGAACTGCGGGTCGACGTGGCGGCCCGGTGTCGCGAATTGGCCTGTCATGGAATGGCATTGGCCGGTGCCGGTAACGTCAGCGTGCGCACCGACGAGCACGTGCTCGTCACCCGTTCCGGACTGCGCCTGGATTCCGCTGCGCCCGAGGACATCACGGTCGTCACGCTAGCGGGGAGAGTCATCGAGGGCGCTCGGCCGTCGTCGGAGGTCGGACTCCACCTGGGCATCTACGAGCGCTCCGCTGCCCGGGCGGTCGTGCACACCCACGGCCGCAGCTCGGTGGCCGTCGGGCTCGTCTGCGATGCCATGCCGCTGGTGCACTACAACCTGCTGCGGCTGGGCGGCCGACTTCCGACGGTGCCCTATCACCTGTTCGGCTCCGAGGAGCTGGCCGACGCGGTGGGCACCGCCGTCGCCGCCGGCTTCGGCACCGTCCTCATGCGCAACCACGGCGCCGTCAGCAGTGCCCGCTCCCTCGCCGAGGCCGTGGAGCACGCCTGTCTGCTCGAATGGCTTTGCGACGTATACCTGGCCGCCAGCAGTCTCGGTCCGCCCGCGCTGCTCGACGACGACGACCTGGCGGCCGTGGCCGCTCAGTCGCAGCGCCTGACGTACGGCGGCTGA
- a CDS encoding DUF1206 domain-containing protein: MVKDSSSEVTRVAQNGVFERLARAGYVTSGLLHLIIGYLAIRIGLGSGRGDADASGALATIAGQRGGAAALWLAAVAFGLMGAWRLVETALGRSTDPKQQSEVAEASDRGKALSLAVVYFGFAYSAVGFARGAGTSSAAQTSTVSARLMQSGPGTVALIVAGVVVVAVGGYHVYKGASRSFLDDLKGEPGRLVVWLGVLGYAAKGLTIAGAGVLIVVAAVRAKPQEATGLDGALKTLGAQPYGVALLMLAAVGLIVYGLYSFVMARSMKM; the protein is encoded by the coding sequence GTGGTGAAGGACTCTTCCTCCGAGGTGACGCGGGTCGCTCAGAACGGCGTGTTCGAGCGCCTGGCTCGCGCCGGGTACGTGACGAGCGGCCTGTTGCACCTGATCATCGGCTATCTCGCCATCCGGATCGGGCTGGGGAGCGGCCGCGGTGACGCCGATGCGTCCGGCGCGTTGGCGACGATCGCGGGACAGCGGGGCGGTGCCGCCGCGCTGTGGCTGGCGGCCGTCGCGTTCGGTCTGATGGGGGCGTGGCGGCTGGTCGAGACGGCACTGGGCCGCTCCACCGATCCCAAGCAGCAGAGCGAGGTGGCCGAGGCCTCCGATCGGGGCAAGGCCCTGTCGCTCGCCGTGGTGTACTTCGGGTTCGCCTACTCGGCGGTCGGCTTCGCTCGCGGGGCGGGCACGTCGTCGGCCGCGCAGACGTCGACGGTCAGCGCGCGTCTGATGCAGTCGGGTCCTGGCACGGTCGCATTGATCGTCGCGGGCGTGGTCGTCGTCGCGGTGGGCGGTTATCACGTCTACAAGGGCGCGAGCCGCAGCTTCCTGGACGACCTCAAGGGCGAGCCGGGACGGCTGGTCGTCTGGCTCGGCGTATTGGGTTATGCCGCAAAGGGTCTCACGATCGCCGGTGCCGGGGTCCTGATCGTCGTCGCGGCGGTGCGCGCGAAACCGCAGGAGGCCACCGGTCTGGACGGCGCGCTCAAGACCCTGGGTGCCCAGCCCTACGGCGTCGCTCTGCTGATGCTCGCCGCGGTCGGGCTCATCGTCTACGGGCTCTACAGCTTCGTGATGGCCCGCTCCATGAAGATGTGA
- a CDS encoding class I SAM-dependent methyltransferase, whose protein sequence is MHWSQIHGWFGWRDLQEEAVATFAEGSTFVEVGSYLGRSLCSLAEVVQQSGRRFTVVGVDYCRGSGREGTADKDSHAAAVADGGGTFAGQLHRNLIACGAADRVHLVVSPSPAAAALFADESLAWVHLDARHEYDSVLADIDGWLPKVAPGGWLSGDDYDEQWWPGVVGAVRERLPDAQECSTRQWRWVKPPAPPR, encoded by the coding sequence GTGCACTGGTCGCAGATTCACGGCTGGTTCGGCTGGCGCGATCTGCAGGAGGAGGCCGTCGCGACCTTCGCCGAGGGCAGCACCTTCGTCGAGGTGGGCTCCTACCTCGGCCGCAGCCTGTGCTCGCTGGCCGAGGTGGTCCAACAGTCCGGGCGGCGGTTCACGGTGGTCGGCGTCGACTACTGCCGCGGCAGCGGGCGGGAGGGCACCGCGGACAAGGACTCCCACGCCGCCGCCGTCGCCGACGGTGGCGGCACCTTCGCCGGGCAACTGCACCGCAACCTCATCGCCTGCGGTGCCGCCGATCGGGTGCACCTCGTGGTCAGCCCGTCACCGGCGGCCGCCGCGCTGTTCGCCGACGAATCTCTGGCCTGGGTGCACCTCGACGCCCGCCACGAGTACGACAGCGTGCTGGCCGACATCGACGGCTGGCTGCCGAAGGTGGCGCCGGGCGGCTGGCTATCCGGCGACGACTACGACGAGCAGTGGTGGCCGGGTGTGGTCGGGGCGGTGCGCGAGCGGCTGCCCGACGCCCAGGAGTGCTCGACCCGGCAGTGGCGCTGGGTCAAGCCGCCGGCCCCGCCGCGCTGA
- a CDS encoding serine hydrolase, producing MQRRRATTGLAIVCMALLVNGCEAKGWSAPPSAEGTQQAAPAAPIGPPPAGPPAPSSAPFDGLEARVQQATADAAKAGADVEIDVMDRTTGQTVSNGVTKPYPIASVVKLFIADDLLLQESKGQTQLTPADHQQLDLMLRSSDDGAAQTFWDRSGQDAIIERVKARYGLTNTTAPDNGHWDVTLSTASDLVRYYDMLLDGTGGLPPQQANVIIGDLAQSTPTGTDGYPQRFGIPDGLYAEQVAVKQGWFCCWNGPDQLHLSTGVIGPEHRYVMAIGSLGPDDAATARATVTQAVKTMFPGGAI from the coding sequence ATGCAACGGCGGCGCGCGACGACCGGGCTGGCCATCGTCTGCATGGCGTTGCTCGTGAACGGTTGCGAGGCCAAGGGGTGGAGCGCCCCGCCGTCCGCCGAGGGCACCCAGCAGGCCGCCCCGGCCGCCCCCATCGGGCCGCCTCCGGCAGGTCCACCCGCCCCGTCGTCGGCGCCGTTCGACGGGCTCGAGGCGCGCGTGCAGCAGGCGACGGCCGACGCGGCCAAGGCCGGTGCCGACGTGGAGATCGACGTGATGGACCGCACGACCGGCCAGACCGTCTCCAACGGGGTCACCAAGCCCTACCCCATCGCGTCGGTGGTGAAGCTGTTCATCGCCGACGACCTGCTGCTGCAGGAGTCGAAGGGTCAGACGCAACTCACCCCCGCCGACCATCAGCAACTCGACCTCATGCTGCGCTCGTCCGACGACGGCGCGGCGCAGACCTTCTGGGATCGCAGCGGCCAGGACGCCATCATCGAGCGCGTCAAGGCTCGCTACGGGCTGACGAACACGACGGCGCCCGACAACGGGCACTGGGACGTCACGCTCAGCACCGCAAGCGATCTCGTGCGCTACTACGACATGCTGCTCGACGGCACCGGAGGGTTGCCACCCCAGCAGGCCAACGTGATCATCGGCGACCTGGCGCAGTCCACGCCGACCGGGACCGACGGCTATCCGCAGCGGTTCGGCATCCCCGACGGGCTCTACGCCGAGCAGGTCGCGGTCAAGCAGGGGTGGTTCTGCTGCTGGAACGGGCCCGACCAACTGCATCTGTCGACCGGTGTGATCGGACCCGAGCACCGCTACGTGATGGCCATCGGATCCCTGGGGCCCGACGACGCCGCCACTGCGAGGGCTACCGTGACTCAGGCCGTCAAGACGATGTTCCCCGGCGGCGCGATCTGA
- a CDS encoding TetR/AcrR family transcriptional regulator: MPKIVDHDERREEILSAAVRVIDSVGLDNTTTRAIALESGYSNGVLSHYFQDKDDILRSILVKTHREFMDRVAASMHGKDEFGRLWAMLMQNLPLDRERHVETLMEITFWPRALSNPALREFQRDAASELLTQLRGLIGDVRVAGGLDTDLTDADVAELLIAVIDGLSVHAELFPKRLPTAYQKRLMRAQLTAIGFRVDEKASATSR; this comes from the coding sequence ATGCCGAAGATCGTCGACCATGACGAGCGTCGTGAAGAGATCTTGAGCGCGGCGGTCCGGGTCATCGACAGCGTCGGCCTCGACAACACGACCACGCGGGCCATCGCGCTCGAATCGGGATACTCCAACGGCGTCCTGAGCCACTACTTCCAGGACAAGGACGACATCCTCCGGTCGATCCTCGTCAAGACCCACCGCGAGTTCATGGACCGGGTCGCGGCCAGCATGCACGGCAAGGACGAGTTCGGCCGGCTGTGGGCGATGCTGATGCAGAACCTTCCGCTGGACCGCGAGCGCCACGTCGAGACGCTGATGGAGATCACCTTCTGGCCGCGCGCCCTGTCCAACCCCGCGCTGCGCGAGTTCCAGCGCGACGCCGCCAGTGAGCTGCTCACCCAGCTGCGCGGCCTGATCGGTGACGTGCGAGTGGCCGGGGGCCTCGACACCGACCTGACCGACGCGGACGTCGCCGAGCTGCTGATCGCCGTGATCGACGGATTGTCGGTGCACGCCGAGCTGTTCCCCAAACGACTGCCCACGGCCTACCAGAAGCGTTTGATGCGAGCGCAGTTGACGGCGATCGGCTTCCGCGTCGACGAAAAGGCCTCGGCCACGTCAAGATAG
- a CDS encoding toprim domain-containing protein has translation MSYTAADITELDDVQHTRLRPAVNLGLDVLNTALREIVDNAIEEVADPAHGGSRVTITLHADGSVSVADDGRGLPVDSDPVNGKNGIVKTLGTARAGGKFSTHADAASTGAGLNGIGAAAAVFISARTDVTVRRAGKTYLQSFGGGYPGTFEGKDFDPHATFTRADTQKLRGVGNRKPDVHGTEVRILFDVAVVPDASLDVNEVLLRAHAAARMSPGVHLMVVDEGWPGDVVRPELLEPFDGPWGTDTLLDLVCVAAGAPVPSVRAVVEGRGEYTTGRGPTPFRWSLTAGPAEPATVAAFCNTVRTPGGGSHLTAAVKGLSEALADRASRIRDLGLAKGEDGPEPQDFAAVTALAVDTRAPDVAWDSQAKTAVSSRSLNVAMAPDVARSVTIWAANPGNGDTVSLWTKLALEAARARRSAEGAKARSRAASKAKGLGTNLSLPPKLLPSRETGRGSGAELFLCEGDSALGTIKAARDATFQAAFPLKGKPPNVYGFTLNKARVKDEFDSIERILGCGVRDNCDPESCRYDRILFASDADPDGGNINSSLISMFLDFYRPLVKAGMVYVTLPPLFVVKDGQQRIYCQDEVERDAAVTQLKATSKRKVEVQRNKGLGEMDADDFWNTVLDPQRRTVIRVNLDDGDPKLHHTLFGGPPEGRRTWMADVASRVDTSALDLD, from the coding sequence GTGAGCTACACCGCCGCCGACATCACCGAGCTCGACGACGTCCAGCACACCCGCCTGCGCCCAGCGGTGAATCTCGGTCTCGACGTGCTCAACACCGCGCTGCGCGAGATCGTCGACAACGCCATCGAGGAGGTGGCCGACCCCGCTCACGGCGGATCGCGCGTCACCATCACGCTGCACGCCGACGGTTCGGTCAGCGTCGCCGACGACGGCCGCGGGCTGCCCGTCGACTCCGACCCCGTGAACGGGAAGAACGGCATCGTCAAGACGCTGGGCACCGCCCGGGCGGGCGGCAAGTTCTCCACCCACGCCGACGCCGCGAGCACGGGCGCCGGACTCAACGGAATCGGTGCTGCCGCAGCCGTTTTCATCTCTGCTAGAACCGACGTGACGGTCCGCCGGGCGGGGAAGACCTACCTGCAGAGCTTCGGCGGCGGCTACCCGGGAACCTTCGAGGGCAAGGACTTCGACCCGCACGCGACGTTCACCCGCGCCGACACCCAGAAGCTGCGCGGCGTCGGCAACCGCAAGCCGGACGTACATGGCACCGAGGTGCGCATCCTGTTCGACGTCGCGGTCGTGCCGGACGCCAGCTTGGACGTCAACGAGGTACTGCTGCGGGCGCACGCCGCGGCGCGGATGTCCCCCGGGGTGCACCTGATGGTCGTCGACGAGGGCTGGCCCGGGGACGTCGTCCGGCCCGAGCTGCTCGAACCGTTCGACGGCCCGTGGGGCACCGACACCCTCCTGGACCTCGTCTGCGTCGCCGCCGGCGCGCCCGTGCCATCGGTGCGCGCGGTCGTCGAGGGCCGCGGCGAGTACACCACCGGCCGTGGCCCGACGCCCTTTCGCTGGTCGCTGACGGCGGGCCCCGCCGAACCGGCCACCGTCGCCGCGTTCTGCAACACCGTGCGCACGCCGGGCGGCGGCTCCCATCTGACGGCCGCGGTGAAGGGGCTGTCGGAGGCGCTGGCCGACCGCGCGTCCCGCATTCGCGACCTCGGCCTGGCCAAGGGTGAGGACGGCCCCGAGCCGCAGGACTTCGCCGCGGTGACCGCGCTCGCCGTGGACACCCGGGCGCCCGACGTGGCCTGGGACTCCCAGGCCAAGACCGCGGTGTCGTCGCGGTCGCTGAACGTGGCGATGGCTCCCGACGTCGCCCGCAGCGTCACGATCTGGGCCGCGAACCCCGGCAACGGCGACACGGTGTCGCTCTGGACGAAGCTGGCGCTCGAGGCGGCCAGGGCACGGCGCAGCGCGGAGGGCGCCAAGGCCCGGTCCCGCGCCGCGTCGAAGGCCAAGGGCCTCGGGACGAATCTGTCGCTGCCGCCGAAATTGCTGCCCAGCCGCGAGACCGGACGCGGCTCCGGCGCCGAGCTGTTCCTGTGCGAGGGCGACTCGGCGCTCGGCACCATCAAGGCGGCCAGGGACGCCACGTTCCAGGCGGCCTTCCCACTGAAGGGCAAGCCGCCCAACGTCTATGGCTTCACCCTGAACAAGGCGCGCGTCAAGGACGAGTTCGACTCGATCGAGCGCATCCTCGGCTGCGGGGTCCGCGACAACTGCGATCCGGAGTCGTGCCGCTATGACCGCATCCTGTTCGCCTCCGACGCCGACCCCGACGGCGGCAACATCAACTCGAGCCTCATCTCGATGTTCCTGGACTTCTACCGCCCGCTCGTCAAGGCCGGGATGGTCTACGTGACGCTGCCGCCGCTGTTCGTGGTCAAGGACGGTCAGCAGCGCATCTACTGCCAGGACGAGGTCGAGCGGGACGCGGCCGTCACCCAGCTGAAGGCCACGTCCAAACGCAAGGTGGAGGTCCAGCGGAACAAGGGCCTCGGCGAGATGGACGCCGACGACTTCTGGAACACCGTGCTGGATCCTCAGCGGCGCACCGTGATTCGCGTCAACCTCGACGACGGTGACCCGAAACTGCACCACACCCTGTTCGGCGGGCCCCCGGAGGGCAGACGCACGTGGATGGCCGACGTCGCCTCCCGCGTCGACACCTCCGCCCTCGACCTCGACTAG
- a CDS encoding GMC oxidoreductase, with translation MTEDFDYDVLVIGSGFGGSVTALRLSEKGYRVGVLEAGRRFRDEDFATNSWHVRDYLFKPALGCYGIQRIDVLSNAVVLSGAGVGGGSLVYANTLYEPGDGFFADPRWSGITDWRDELTPWYDQAKRMLGVATYPRTTPSDEVMLKVAADLGISDTFRATPVGVCFGDADGTPAAPGAPVGDPYFGGAGPDRNACRHCGECMTGCRHNAKNTLVKNYLYLAEQIGATVHPSTTVIDVSPRADGGYDVLTRRTEGKLRRGRRTFTARQVVFSAAALGTQRLLHRLRDGGSLPRISPRLGELSRTNSESILAVRARGDDVDYSEGVAITSSIHPDEHTHVEPCRYGHDSNLMGLLGTILVDGVDGGRRWRTGMKGFVRQRQDLSRLLNPKNWSEQTIPLLVMQTHDNSITTFTRRWLFGRRLASRQGVGDPNPTWIPVGHDVARRAAEHMDGIAGGAWADLADIPMTGHFIGGCVIGETADDGVVDPYHRLHGHPGLHVIDGSTITANLGVNPSLTITALAERATALWPNAGEPDQRPPLGSPYVRVDPVPPREPAVPHGAPAALRLTPR, from the coding sequence GTGACCGAGGACTTCGACTACGACGTGCTGGTGATCGGATCCGGCTTCGGCGGGAGCGTGACCGCACTTCGCCTCAGTGAGAAGGGCTATCGCGTCGGCGTGCTCGAAGCGGGCCGGCGATTCCGCGACGAGGACTTCGCCACCAACAGCTGGCACGTGCGGGACTACCTCTTCAAGCCCGCCCTCGGCTGTTACGGCATCCAGCGCATCGACGTGCTCTCGAACGCGGTCGTGCTCAGCGGCGCGGGCGTCGGCGGCGGCTCGCTGGTCTATGCGAACACCCTCTACGAACCCGGCGACGGCTTCTTCGCCGATCCTCGCTGGAGCGGGATCACCGACTGGCGGGACGAGCTGACGCCGTGGTACGACCAGGCCAAGCGCATGCTCGGCGTCGCGACCTATCCGCGGACGACGCCGTCGGACGAGGTGATGCTGAAGGTGGCGGCCGACCTCGGCATCTCGGACACGTTCCGCGCCACCCCGGTCGGGGTGTGCTTCGGCGACGCCGACGGCACCCCCGCCGCCCCCGGTGCCCCGGTCGGCGACCCCTACTTCGGCGGAGCGGGCCCCGACCGCAACGCGTGCCGGCACTGCGGCGAATGCATGACCGGTTGCCGCCACAACGCCAAGAACACCCTGGTGAAGAACTACCTCTACCTCGCCGAGCAGATCGGCGCCACGGTGCACCCGTCGACGACGGTGATCGACGTGTCACCCCGGGCCGACGGAGGATACGACGTGCTCACGCGTCGGACCGAGGGCAAGCTCCGCCGCGGCCGCCGGACCTTCACCGCCCGGCAGGTGGTCTTCTCGGCCGCCGCCCTGGGCACCCAGCGCCTGCTGCACCGGCTGCGCGACGGCGGCAGCCTGCCGCGCATCTCGCCCCGGCTCGGCGAGCTGTCGCGCACCAACTCCGAGTCGATCCTGGCCGTGCGGGCCCGCGGCGACGACGTGGACTACTCCGAGGGCGTCGCCATCACGTCCTCGATCCACCCCGACGAGCACACGCATGTGGAGCCGTGCCGCTACGGCCACGACTCCAATCTGATGGGGCTGCTCGGCACCATCCTCGTCGACGGCGTCGACGGCGGGCGGCGCTGGCGCACGGGGATGAAGGGTTTCGTCCGCCAGCGGCAGGATCTGTCGCGTCTGCTCAACCCGAAGAACTGGTCCGAGCAGACCATCCCGCTGCTCGTCATGCAGACCCACGACAACTCGATCACCACCTTCACCCGCCGCTGGTTGTTCGGCAGGCGGCTGGCGTCGCGCCAGGGCGTGGGCGATCCGAACCCGACGTGGATCCCGGTCGGGCACGACGTCGCAAGGCGCGCAGCCGAACACATGGACGGCATCGCCGGCGGCGCGTGGGCCGACCTGGCCGACATCCCAATGACGGGTCACTTCATCGGCGGCTGCGTCATCGGCGAGACCGCCGACGACGGCGTCGTCGACCCCTATCACCGCCTGCACGGGCACCCGGGCCTGCACGTGATCGACGGTTCGACCATCACCGCCAACCTCGGCGTGAATCCGTCGCTGACGATCACCGCGCTCGCCGAACGGGCGACCGCGCTGTGGCCGAACGCGGGCGAGCCCGATCAGCGCCCACCACTGGGCTCGCCGTACGTCCGGGTCGACCCCGTGCCGCCCCGCGAGCCCGCCGTGCCCCACGGTGCGCCCGCCGCTCTGCGCCTCACCCCCCGGTGA